Within the bacterium genome, the region GATCACGCCCATCGCCTTCAGGTCGCCATAGGTCTCGGTGGCGCAGTTGAAGCCGTAATTGACGTCCTTCTTGCTCATCACTTCCTGCACCACGATGGCGCCCTCGACGCCGGCGTTGGCCACGATCTGGCGGATGGGCTCCTCCAGGGCGCGGCGCACGATCTCGGCGCCCACCTTCTGGTCACCTTCCAGCTTCAGGGCGCTCACCGTGGCCATGCTGCGCAGCAGGGCCACGCCGCCGCCCGGCACCACGCCCTCTTCCACAGCGGCACGCGTGGCATGCAGGGCGTCCTCGACGCGGGCCTTCTTCTCCTTCAGCTCCACCTCGGTGGCGGCGCCGATGTGCAGCACGGCCACACCGCCGGCCAGCTTGGCCAGACGCTCCTGGAGCTTCTCGCGGTCGTAGTCGGAGGTGGTGTCCTCGACCTGCTTGCGGATCTGGTCCACCCGGCCCTTGATGGCGGCGGGGGCGCCCGCGCCATCCACCAGCGTCGTGTTGTCCTTGTCGATGCTGACGCGCTTGGCATGGCCCAGGTGCTCCACGCCGGCGTTCTCCAGCTTGAAGCCCGTCTCCTCGCTGATCACGGTGCCGCCCGTCAGGATGGCGATGTCCTCGAGCATGGCCTTGCGGCGGTCGCCGAAGCCCGGCGCCTTCACCGCGGCCACCTTCAGCACGCCGCGCATTTTGTTCACCACCAAGGTGGCCAGGGCCTCGCCCTCGACATCCTCGGAGATGATGAGGAGCGGACGACCACTCTGGACGACCTTCTCCAGCACGGGGAGCAGATCGCGCATGGTGCTGATCTTCTTGTCGTAGATGAGGATGTAAGGATCCTCGAGTTCCACTTCCATGGACTCGGGGTTGGTCACGAAGTAGGGGCTGAGATAGCCGCGGTCGAACTGCATGCCTTCGACGGTGTCGACGTAGGTCTCGGCGCCCTTGCTCTCCTCGACGGTGATGACGCCGTCCTTGCCCACCTTGTCCATGGCGTCGGCGATGAGCTTGCCGATCTTCTCGTCGTTGTTGGCGGAGATGGAGCCGATCTGGGCGATGTCCTCCTTGCCCTGGACGGGTACGGACATGGTCTTGAGGTGGGCCGTGACGGCCTCGACCGCGGCCTCGATGCCGCGCTTAAGCTCCATGGGATTGGCGCCGGCGGTGACGTTCTTCAGGCCCTCGCGCAGGATGGCCTGGGCCAGCACGGTGGCCGTGGTGGTGCCGTCGCCGGCCTGGTCGCTGGTCTTGCTGGCGACTTCGCGCACCATCTGGGCACCCATGTTCTCGATGGGATCCTTCAGCTCGATCTCCTTGGCGACGGTGACGCCGTCCTTGGTCACGAGCGGCGCGCCGAACTTGCGGTCGATGACCACGTTGCGGCCCTTGGGGCCCAGGGTCGCCTTGACCGCGTCCGCCAGCTTGTCCACGCCCGCCTTCAGCCCGTTGCGGGCGGCGGTGTTGTAGGTGATGGCCTTTGCCATGAGTGTGCTCCTTTGCTTGCCGTTACTCGACCACCGCCAGCACGTCGCTGCGGCTCAGGATGAGGTAGGTTTCCCCATCCACCTTGACTTCGGTGGCGCCGTACTTGGCGAAGACCACCTTGTCCCCCGGCTTGATCAGCTCCTGAATGGGCTTGCGGCCCTCCGGGGCGTCGTTGCCGACAGCGATCACCTTGCCCATCTGGGGCTTCTCCTTGGCCGTGTCGGGGATGATGATCCCGCCGGCGCTCTTCTCGATGGACTCGTCGAGGCGGGTGACGATCACGCGGTCGTCCATGGGCTTCAACTTCATGGAACCCTCCTTGTGAAGTGATTTGAATGAATGATCAGGATTTTTAGCGCGCCGCCCCCGGCCATTAGCACTCTCTTGGGGCGAGTGCCAATAATATCAACCAGACGGATGGACTTGTCAAGAGCGAGGGCTGTTCAACTTCGGTCCTTTGGTGACAAAATCCGCCAGACACTACGTGTTAACCCATAGACGTGCCTTATGTGTCATTCACATCGTCACACGGGTGAAGCTGGCACACGGTTTGCCCAAACGACCCCTAAGCTAAAAGGGGGAACAACATGATCAAACGAATCGGATTGGGCTACCTGATGGTGCTGTCGGCGTGCGCACCTGCCCTGGCCGTTCCCATGTCCGGACTGCTCGCCTGGTATCCCTATGAGGGTGACGCCCAGGATGCCAGCGGCAACGGCCTGCATGGCTCCCCATGGCAGCTCTCCTATTTGCCCGGTCATGCAGGCCAGGCGGCTTGGTTCAATGGCGACGACAGCCGCATGGGCATGAATGTGGGGTTCGCACCCGGTGACTGGACGATCTGCGGCTGGGCCTATGTCGAGGTGATCAATTCGGCCTGGACGGACTGGCAGGACTTCGTCAGTTCCAGCACGCAAAACTTCGCCGTCGGCATTGACAACTGGGACGGCGGCAAGCTGACCCTGTGGGTGGGCGGCGACACGGCCCAGGATCCGAACCCCGCTCCACTGCAAACGCCCTTCTTCTGGCTCTTCGAACACGACGCCGGCACCTGCCGCATCTGGCGGGACGGCCAGCTGGTGGCCAGCGTGGCCAGCGGCTATACTCCTGCCTTCCTGCGCACGGTGGGGCAATGGATCGCCGGGGCCGCCTCGCCCATGGACCGCGAACCCATGCACGGCTGGCTGGACGAGATCTGCATCTACAATCGTGTCCTGGACGACGCGGAGAAAGCGGAACTCCTTGGTGGCGGCGGCACGGTGGAGGCTGTGGACCTGCCACGGACCATCGGCTTGCTGGAGGCTTGGCCCAATCCCTTCAATCCCTCGACGACCTTGAGCTTCGACCTGGCGGACCCGGCACGGGTGCAGGTGCGGTTGCTGGACATGCAGGGACGCGAGGCGCTCCTCGTGTACGACGGGTGGCTGAGTCGCGGTGCCCAGCGGTTCAACGTGGAAGCGGGCGGCATGGCCAGTGGCATCTACATCGCCCAGGTGTCCGCCAACGGACAGCATCAGGCCATGAAGCTGATCCTCTTGCGCTGACCCCGCGCCATGTGTCAGGCTGATTGGACAAGCAGACTGGCGGGGGGCTTGGCTGACCGGTCCGTGGTTGATCCGCCACACAGGTGTCCGACCATGGGTCGGACACCCTGGCAGTTGTTGCCGCGCGCATGTACGGCCCTTCGGCAAGACAGCCGCCGATGTGTGCGTCTGTCACGAGCTGGAGGAATCCCCGGCGGGCGGGCGTCAAGCCGGGCAGGCGACGAGATTCTCCACGGAAAGCAGTGGCCGGATGGTGTCTGTGCCGGCGAACAGGTGTCCGACACTTCATCGGACACCTCGGCAAGGCGTGCCGCCCCCTGTGGACAACCCGCCAGGTGGTGTCAAAGCAGGGGACAGTCCACAGACTGTCCACGGACTGTCCATGGACAGTCCGCCCTGCCC harbors:
- the groL gene encoding chaperonin GroEL (60 kDa chaperone family; promotes refolding of misfolded polypeptides especially under stressful conditions; forms two stacked rings of heptamers to form a barrel-shaped 14mer; ends can be capped by GroES; misfolded proteins enter the barrel where they are refolded when GroES binds), which translates into the protein MAKAITYNTAARNGLKAGVDKLADAVKATLGPKGRNVVIDRKFGAPLVTKDGVTVAKEIELKDPIENMGAQMVREVASKTSDQAGDGTTTATVLAQAILREGLKNVTAGANPMELKRGIEAAVEAVTAHLKTMSVPVQGKEDIAQIGSISANNDEKIGKLIADAMDKVGKDGVITVEESKGAETYVDTVEGMQFDRGYLSPYFVTNPESMEVELEDPYILIYDKKISTMRDLLPVLEKVVQSGRPLLIISEDVEGEALATLVVNKMRGVLKVAAVKAPGFGDRRKAMLEDIAILTGGTVISEETGFKLENAGVEHLGHAKRVSIDKDNTTLVDGAGAPAAIKGRVDQIRKQVEDTTSDYDREKLQERLAKLAGGVAVLHIGAATEVELKEKKARVEDALHATRAAVEEGVVPGGGVALLRSMATVSALKLEGDQKVGAEIVRRALEEPIRQIVANAGVEGAIVVQEVMSKKDVNYGFNCATETYGDLKAMGVIDPAKVTRTALENAASVAGLMLMTEITIHEIPEEKSPAMPGGGMGGMGDMM
- a CDS encoding LamG-like jellyroll fold domain-containing protein yields the protein MIKRIGLGYLMVLSACAPALAVPMSGLLAWYPYEGDAQDASGNGLHGSPWQLSYLPGHAGQAAWFNGDDSRMGMNVGFAPGDWTICGWAYVEVINSAWTDWQDFVSSSTQNFAVGIDNWDGGKLTLWVGGDTAQDPNPAPLQTPFFWLFEHDAGTCRIWRDGQLVASVASGYTPAFLRTVGQWIAGAASPMDREPMHGWLDEICIYNRVLDDAEKAELLGGGGTVEAVDLPRTIGLLEAWPNPFNPSTTLSFDLADPARVQVRLLDMQGREALLVYDGWLSRGAQRFNVEAGGMASGIYIAQVSANGQHQAMKLILLR
- a CDS encoding co-chaperone GroES: MKLKPMDDRVIVTRLDESIEKSAGGIIIPDTAKEKPQMGKVIAVGNDAPEGRKPIQELIKPGDKVVFAKYGATEVKVDGETYLILSRSDVLAVVE